One Tautonia rosea genomic window carries:
- a CDS encoding SEC-C domain-containing protein, translated as MAAVDPYSPCPCGSQEKYKWCCHKAEDWALRAERLIRSEQFDQALKVIDEGLAGKAKGAFWLLMQKAIVHERRDEPEPAREAVNAILHARPDHLGALAHRVQSTLMAEGPEPAAADLQAALTAMKPEDRPKFAGVFRMVGVMLVRSGSIPAGIAHLEIGTAADAEDDPIAQPALRSLMTDPGVSAWLKNPYDLMTTPPGLDPEAHKRFEAALQAADEALWGQAAAGFETLSADGVAEADRNLGLCRLWMADDTGAIAAFRRYAKFTGPTAEAVDLEALCQQIEPIGDDDLIEHVRLTWPLNNRDALIQALKNAEQNDRTIVSEGAGVLDPDDPEAEEVEAFTLLDRPRPEARTGMTPSEMARVVGRAIIGQESVMLDGFDVGKQFDDFREQFITLAAENIPPAQPRTDVLEKVARVSLAMRTEWAVPEGLDPEETRRIQREEQARVIREVWPETPLPGLGGRTPRQAIKDGNAQIPLRASFCQLDAGRVNPNLDLPALRAELGIPGEPTPDPATVDIERTHLARLFRIPTAQLSDDRLWTLFLRSRSFGQHRALEQAAQALVNRPNLLEAKAPTERYAVFGDLANLTATRSDFAAALAWIEQARRDEPAAHRAANAPRWDFLALRIQARNEPPEQWVPELAVILDRYREDRTASQTVVSNLLDMGLMQMVPHPDQPDQVMLDSRPLMSLISRYGPRVTTASGALGVSASRPSIWTPGGSSGTGGGAGVWTPDAPASSGQGGERKIILPGQ; from the coding sequence ATGGCCGCGGTCGACCCCTATTCTCCCTGCCCGTGCGGAAGCCAGGAAAAGTACAAGTGGTGCTGTCACAAGGCTGAAGATTGGGCCTTGCGCGCCGAGCGCCTGATCCGCTCCGAGCAGTTCGACCAGGCCCTCAAAGTCATCGACGAGGGGCTCGCGGGCAAGGCCAAAGGGGCCTTCTGGCTCCTCATGCAAAAGGCCATCGTCCACGAGCGTCGCGACGAGCCCGAGCCCGCCCGAGAGGCGGTCAACGCCATCCTTCATGCCAGGCCCGACCACCTCGGCGCCCTGGCCCATCGGGTGCAATCGACCCTGATGGCCGAAGGCCCCGAACCGGCCGCGGCCGACCTTCAGGCCGCCCTCACCGCCATGAAGCCGGAAGACCGCCCCAAGTTCGCCGGCGTCTTCCGCATGGTCGGCGTGATGCTCGTCCGATCCGGGAGCATCCCCGCCGGCATCGCCCACCTCGAAATCGGGACCGCCGCCGATGCCGAGGACGACCCGATCGCCCAGCCCGCCCTGCGATCCCTGATGACCGACCCCGGCGTCTCGGCCTGGCTAAAAAATCCGTACGACCTGATGACCACTCCTCCGGGGCTCGATCCCGAGGCGCACAAGCGGTTCGAGGCCGCGCTGCAAGCCGCCGACGAGGCCCTCTGGGGCCAGGCCGCCGCCGGGTTCGAAACCCTCTCGGCCGACGGCGTTGCCGAGGCCGACCGCAACCTCGGCCTTTGCCGCCTCTGGATGGCCGACGATACCGGGGCCATCGCCGCCTTCCGCCGCTACGCGAAGTTCACCGGCCCGACCGCCGAGGCCGTCGACCTCGAAGCCCTCTGCCAGCAGATTGAGCCGATCGGCGACGACGATCTCATCGAGCACGTCCGCCTGACCTGGCCTTTGAACAACCGAGACGCCTTGATCCAGGCCCTCAAGAACGCCGAGCAGAACGACAGGACCATCGTCTCCGAAGGCGCCGGCGTCCTCGACCCGGACGACCCCGAAGCCGAGGAGGTCGAGGCCTTCACCCTGCTCGATCGCCCTCGGCCCGAAGCCCGGACCGGCATGACCCCCTCCGAGATGGCCCGCGTCGTCGGCCGGGCGATCATCGGGCAAGAGAGCGTCATGCTCGACGGCTTCGACGTCGGCAAGCAATTCGATGATTTTCGAGAGCAGTTCATCACCCTCGCAGCGGAGAACATCCCACCGGCACAGCCACGCACCGACGTCCTGGAGAAGGTGGCTCGCGTCTCCCTCGCCATGCGCACCGAATGGGCCGTCCCCGAAGGGCTCGACCCTGAGGAGACCCGCCGCATTCAGCGCGAGGAGCAGGCCCGGGTGATCCGCGAGGTCTGGCCCGAGACTCCCTTGCCGGGGCTCGGCGGTCGGACCCCTCGCCAGGCAATCAAGGACGGCAACGCCCAGATCCCCCTTCGCGCCTCCTTCTGCCAGCTCGACGCCGGCCGGGTCAATCCGAACCTCGACCTGCCCGCCCTCCGAGCCGAGTTGGGCATCCCCGGCGAGCCGACCCCCGACCCGGCGACCGTCGACATCGAGCGGACCCACCTGGCCCGGCTTTTCCGCATCCCGACCGCCCAGCTTTCCGACGACCGCCTCTGGACTCTTTTCCTCCGCAGCCGGAGCTTCGGCCAGCACCGCGCGTTGGAGCAAGCCGCTCAGGCCCTGGTCAACCGGCCGAACCTGCTCGAAGCCAAAGCTCCCACCGAGCGTTACGCCGTCTTCGGCGATCTGGCCAACCTCACCGCGACCCGCAGCGACTTCGCGGCCGCCCTCGCCTGGATCGAGCAGGCCCGCCGCGACGAACCCGCCGCCCACCGCGCCGCAAACGCCCCCCGGTGGGACTTCCTCGCCCTTCGCATCCAAGCCCGGAACGAGCCCCCCGAGCAATGGGTCCCCGAGCTGGCCGTCATCCTCGACCGCTACCGCGAAGACCGCACCGCCAGCCAGACGGTCGTCTCGAACCTGCTCGACATGGGCCTGATGCAGATGGTCCCCCACCCCGACCAGCCCGATCAGGTCATGCTCGACAGCCGACCGCTCATGTCCCTGATCTCCCGCTACGGCCCCCGCGTCACCACCGCCTCGGGCGCCCTCGGCGTCTCCGCCTCCCGGCCTTCGATCTGGACCCCCGGAGGCTCGAGCGGCACCGGCGGGGGAGCAGGCGTCTGGACCCCGGACGCTCCCGCGTCTTCGGGGCAGGGGGGCGAGCGCAAGATCATCCTGCCGGGCCAGTAA
- a CDS encoding DUF1559 family PulG-like putative transporter gives MADPPSDPPGHSELTVRGWMRRIVVIALVLAPITWLYRAVNSAREAARRSQCVGVLSQLSLALANYESAYGTLPPAVVPGPDGSPWHSWRVLVLPYMEGHALYASYRFDEPWDGPNNRRLIDQMPSIFECPTDQAKQGGSTRFTSVVALVGPGTCFPPDRAANTREFDGVRDQTVLLVELGESEIPWTAPVDLDLDTFRDQAARGEGSPHPNLRNVQYADFRVRKLSLPVEPDTLRRLCPPPTSTPQGLPAQGSVEG, from the coding sequence ATGGCTGATCCACCGAGCGATCCCCCAGGCCACAGCGAATTGACGGTTCGGGGATGGATGCGGCGGATTGTTGTGATCGCCCTCGTCCTGGCGCCGATTACCTGGCTGTATCGAGCGGTGAATTCGGCACGAGAAGCGGCCCGGCGATCGCAATGCGTCGGGGTGCTCAGCCAACTTAGCCTTGCGTTGGCGAATTACGAGAGTGCATACGGGACGTTGCCTCCGGCCGTCGTGCCTGGCCCCGACGGGAGCCCCTGGCATAGCTGGCGGGTGCTCGTTCTGCCGTACATGGAGGGGCATGCGCTTTACGCCTCGTATCGGTTCGATGAACCGTGGGACGGGCCGAACAACCGCCGGCTCATCGATCAAATGCCGTCGATTTTCGAGTGTCCGACCGATCAGGCGAAGCAAGGCGGATCGACCCGATTCACGAGCGTCGTCGCCCTCGTCGGGCCGGGGACCTGCTTCCCGCCCGATCGGGCGGCGAACACGAGGGAATTCGACGGGGTGCGGGATCAAACCGTCCTGCTGGTCGAGCTGGGGGAGAGTGAGATTCCCTGGACCGCGCCGGTGGATCTGGACCTCGACACGTTCCGCGATCAGGCGGCTCGGGGGGAAGGTTCTCCCCACCCAAATCTCCGGAATGTGCAGTATGCCGACTTTCGCGTCAGAAAGCTCTCGCTTCCGGTCGAGCCAGACACGTTGCGGAGACTCTGTCCGCCCCCGACTTCGACTCCCCAGGGCTTGCCCGCTCAGGGATCAGTCGAGGGGTAG